The following coding sequences lie in one Salvelinus fontinalis isolate EN_2023a chromosome 21, ASM2944872v1, whole genome shotgun sequence genomic window:
- the LOC129819170 gene encoding general transcription factor II-I repeat domain-containing protein 2-like has translation MAKRKVDTENRGFQTRWESEYMFTEVAGKPVCLLCGESVAVLKEYNLRRHYETKHADKNKNMDMEQRLQKAEELKRGLKSRQALFKKAKSQGQAAVKASFILAEEIAKSARPFTEGDFIKNCMIKVCDEVCPEKRQLFLNVSLSRNTIAERVDQLSINLKEQLVKKGKDFIAYSLAVDESTDISDIAQLSIFIRGVDSSLSVTEEFLALRPMHGTTTGHDLYEEVSRCVNEMELPWEKLVGLTTDGAPAMCGHRSGLVAKIREKMQEENATGELTAYHCIIHQEALCGKALKMEHVMSIITRTVNFIRAKGLNHRQFKAFLTELETEHGDLPYHTEVRWLSQGKVLQRCFELREEICLFLDSKGKDTTQLRDEMFLCEMAFLCDITSHLNAMNLQLQGRDHVISDMYSTVKAFKTKLTLWETQMRKENLSHFPSCQTMKEKLSTSAFPSAQLADKIGMLAADFRRRFADFEAQKSRLELLGNPFAVDVESSPPNLQMELIDLQCNDALRAKYAAVGAAEFARFLPDTMPQLRIQAAQTLSMFGSTYLCEQLFSLMNLNKTSHRSRLTAEHLHSILRISSAQSLTPNIDELVEKMGHHQVSPSTSNK, from the coding sequence atggcaaaacggaaggtggacactgagaaccgggggtttcaaacaaggtgggagtcggagtatatgttcacggaggtagctggaaaacctgtgtgtcttctgtgtggagaaagtgtggcggtactgaaagagtataatctgagacgacattatgaaacgaaacacgcggacaaaaacaagaatatggacatggaacaaaggctacaaaaggcagaggaattaaaacgaggcctcaaatctcgacaggctctgttcaaaaaagccaaatcacaaggccaggctgctgtcaaggccagttttattttggcagaagagatcgctaaatcagcccggccatttacggagggggatttcatcaaaaactgcatgattaaagtttgtgacgaagtttgcccagaaaaaaggcaactctttttaaatgtgagtctgagcagaaacaccattgccgagagagtagaccagttgtccatcaatctaaaagagcagcttgtgaaaaagggaaaagatttcattgcatattccttggctgtggatgagagcaccgacatttctgacattgcccagttgtcaattttcatccgcggagtggactccagcctaagcgtgacagaggagtttttggctttacgtcctatgcatggcacaactacggggcatgatttgtatgaagaggtgtcaagatgtgtaaatgagatggagctgccttgggaaaaactcgtgggtttgacaaccgacggagcacctgcgatgtgtggacacaggagcggactggtggcgaagatacgggaaaagatgcaagaggaaaacgcgacaggtgagctgacagcttatcattgtatcatacaccaggaagcgttgtgcggtaaagccttgaaaatggagcatgtaatgagcatcatcacgcgcacagttaactttatcagagccaaaggtttgaatcaccgccagttcaaggcatttctgacggagttagaaacggagcatggtgatttgccttatcacacagaggtgcgatggctaagccagggaaaggtgcttcaaagatgtttcgagcttcgtgaggagatttgtctgttcttggacagcaaagggaaagacacaacacaactccgagacgaaatgtttctgtgtgaaatggcttttctgtgtgacattacgagtcatctgaatgcaatgaacttgcagctgcagggtcgggatcatgtcatctctgatatgtacagtacagtgaaggcatttaaaaccaaactgactctgtgggagacgcagatgcggaaagaaaatttgagccactttcccagctgccagaccatgaaagagaagctctctaccagtgcgttcccgagcgcacagttggctgataaaataggtatgcttgccgctgactttcgacgccgatttgctgactttgaagcacaaaaaagcaggttagaactgctcggtaacccatttgctgttgacgtggaaagctcaccaccaaacctccaaatggagttgattgacctccaatgcaatgatgcactgagggcaaaatatgcggcagtgggtgctgcggagttcgcccgtttcctccccgacacaatgccccagctgcgcatccaggctgctcaaacgttgtctatgtttggcagcacatacctgtgtgaacaactgttttctttgatgaacctgaacaaaacatcacacagaagtcgacttactgctgaacacctccactcaattctgaggatttcctcagctcagagccttaccccgaacattgatgaacttgtggaaaagatgggacaccaccaagtatcaccctcaacctcaaacaagtga